One segment of Sesamum indicum cultivar Zhongzhi No. 13 linkage group LG4, S_indicum_v1.0, whole genome shotgun sequence DNA contains the following:
- the LOC105160047 gene encoding probable protein phosphatase 2C 55 codes for MAFGKPRSRLTILAGSFYIPKGNPSKPRGEDAHFYSEEAQVIGVADGVGGWARRGIDAGEYARELMRNAAEAVHGRHPTDVDPKDVLIDAFLKTGAPGSSTACIISISGGRLRAANLGDSGFLVIRGGKTVYKSPAQQHGFNYPYQMGSKSADLPDEAEEMVMAVERGDIVIAATDGLFDNLFPEDIEETVELCLKKESLPEVVACTLARAAREKSLEERTASPFEVAAYEAGVEHFGGKYDDITVVAAYVVPDSLYFR; via the coding sequence ATGGCGTTCGGAAAACCTAGGAGTCGTCTCACTATTCTTGCCGGTTCTTTCTACATACCCAAGGGCAACCCCTCCAAGCCCCGCGGAGAGGACGCCCACTTCTACTCCGAAGAAGCCCAGGTGATCGGCGTCGCCGACGGAGTCGGCGGGTGGGCGAGGAGAGGCATCGACGCCGGGGAGTACGCAAGAGAGCTCATGAGAAATGCAGCTGAGGCGGTCCATGGCCGCCACCCCACCGACGTGGACCCGAAAGACGTACTCATAGATGCTTTCTTGAAGACGGGAGCGCCGGGTTCTTCCACTGCCTGCATCATATCAATATCCGGAGGCCGACTCCGGGCGGCGAACTTGGGTGACAGTGGGTTCTTGGTGATCAGGGGAGGAAAGACGGTGTACAAGTCGCCGGCGCAGCAGCATGGCTTTAACTATCCTTACCAGATGGGAAGCAAGTCGGCGGACTTGCCGGATGAGGCGGAGGAGATGGTGATGGCGGTGGAGAGAGGCGACATTGTGATTGCCGCGACAGATGGGCTGTTTGACAATTTGTTTCCGGAGGATATAGAGGAAACGGTGGAGCTTTGCTTGAAGAAGGAGAGTCTACCGGAAGTGGTGGCGTGTACATTGGCAAGGGCGGCGCGTGAAAAGTCTCTGGAGGAAAGGACAGCGAGCCCTTTCGAAGTGGCGGCGTATGAGGCCGGAGTCGAGCACTTTGGAGGGAAGTACGACGACATCACGGTGGTTGCTGCTTACGTCGTACCTGACAGTTTGTACTTCAGATAG
- the LOC105160048 gene encoding probable protein phosphatase 2C 55 has protein sequence MEAESAHPHDFHCSDRFLDNVCSNGTAAAAVGRRFESWETSGVFLKMSAASIYIPKDNPKKPRGEDAHFISTEEQTIGVADGVGGWAKFGIDGGEYARQLMMNSVLALKKEPRFNVNPKRVLEEAFNNTTAQGSSTACIITLSGDKLRAVNAGDSGFLVIRNGEVVFRSPTQQHSFNCPYQLGNTKDKPSPPWRWSSEWRRGM, from the coding sequence ATGGAGGCCGAGTCTGCTCACCCTCATGACTTTCATTGCTCTGATCGCTTTCTTGATAATGTGTGTTCCAATGGTACCGCCGCCGCGGCGGTGGGGCGGCGCTTTGAATCTTGGGAAACCTCCGGTGTTTTCTTGAAGATGTCGGCTGCTTCCATCTACATACCCAAGGACAATCCGAAGAAGCCACGGGGAGAAGACGCCCACTTCATCTCCACGGAGGAGCAGACCATCGGGGTAGCGGATGGCGTCGGAGGGTGGGCCAAGTTCGGAATAGACGGCGGCGAGTACGCCAGGCAGCTCATGATGAACTCCGTTCTTGCACTGAAGAAAGAACCCAGATTCAACGTAAACCCTAAAAGGGTTCTTGAGGAGGCTTTCAACAACACCACCGCACAAGGGTCCTCCACAGCCTGCATCATCACACTTTCCGGCGATAAACTGAGGGCCGTGAACGCCGGCGACAGCGGGTTCCTGGTGATCAGAAACGGCGAGGTTGTATTCCGATCCCCCACGCAGCAGCACAGTTTCAACTGCCCGTATCAGCTGGGGAACACAAAGGACAAACCCAGCCCGCCGTGGAGATGGAGTTCCGAGTGGAGGCGGGGGATGTGA